One window of the Mycobacterium sp. SVM_VP21 genome contains the following:
- a CDS encoding DUF732 domain-containing protein yields MDDQTELGLDIETTFLSPPGEPPAPPALAWEESAAPADADQRPLPRQLLALLGFVGVAALVLGAYLLGARAERSAAVAQIKPVIETETVTETPSAEAFLEYHDDAFTKALTDAGLPVGNLNQAVAYAQGWCQFLGSGHRTAAEQADYLQLIYPQLTPMEQGNFAGLAIRAFCPQFTYVFGNADVSAGAHTS; encoded by the coding sequence ATGGACGATCAGACCGAGCTTGGCCTGGACATCGAGACGACGTTCCTCAGTCCACCCGGTGAGCCGCCCGCACCACCCGCGCTCGCATGGGAGGAGAGTGCCGCGCCAGCCGACGCCGACCAGCGTCCACTCCCCCGGCAGCTGCTGGCGTTGCTCGGCTTCGTCGGCGTCGCAGCCCTGGTGCTCGGCGCCTACCTCCTCGGCGCCCGAGCTGAGCGCAGCGCGGCCGTCGCGCAGATCAAACCAGTCATCGAAACCGAGACCGTGACCGAGACGCCGTCCGCTGAGGCATTCCTCGAGTATCACGACGATGCATTCACCAAAGCACTCACCGATGCCGGGCTGCCGGTCGGCAACCTGAATCAGGCCGTGGCATACGCGCAAGGATGGTGCCAGTTCCTTGGCAGCGGTCATCGCACGGCGGCCGAGCAGGCCGACTACCTGCAGCTGATCTATCCGCAGCTGACACCGATGGAGCAGGGCAACTTCGCTGGTCTTGCCATCCGCGCATTCTGTCCACAGTTCACCTACGTGTTCGGCAATGCCGACGTGAGCGCCGGCGCACACACCTCGTAA
- a CDS encoding DUF732 domain-containing protein, with amino-acid sequence MSAYRKLLIAPAAVLILAPSAHADDQSFLADLAAHGITDYWGQGPDRLVYMGHEACNQLHGGGSRQSVVGMFGPLQAGFGETFTNAAQTQLCPDTLGN; translated from the coding sequence ATGAGCGCCTATCGGAAGCTACTGATCGCACCCGCGGCGGTCTTGATCCTCGCGCCGTCGGCGCACGCTGACGACCAGTCGTTCCTGGCCGACCTCGCTGCGCACGGCATCACGGACTACTGGGGTCAAGGCCCCGACCGCCTGGTCTACATGGGGCACGAGGCGTGCAATCAGCTGCACGGTGGTGGTTCCCGCCAGAGCGTCGTGGGTATGTTCGGGCCGCTCCAGGCCGGGTTCGGTGAGACGTTCACCAACGCGGCACAAACGCAACTGTGCCCCGACACACTGGGCAACTGA
- a CDS encoding PPE family protein — MSLYAPPEVTSAAIYAGPGAVSLTQAALAWQQLAAELHAAAQAVTAMTAGVPWLGTAALSMRATASSYTALLTALADSAATTGHAAAAAATAFTQAHAAVASPAHIAANRQLCATLIELNALGQFSTAIALLESAYEQMWAQDIAAMHAYAAASTAATGQLQVPGVGQQIGAGTATDPSAWLDETFQSLLSSGPYELPTSVLALMTGLWAASSVAAVPDVLNRVRNIIETPPAIAPTPSTSTAVSARVGAGSRIGALTVPPNWAHAEPAEKMPAFIPPSAAAVRPAPTAVPLPLPNISDRSREQHASTQPRYGDQPTVMPKHPAGG, encoded by the coding sequence GTGAGCCTGTACGCGCCACCCGAGGTGACATCGGCGGCGATCTACGCCGGCCCCGGCGCGGTGTCATTGACGCAGGCCGCGCTGGCGTGGCAGCAGCTCGCCGCCGAGCTGCACGCCGCCGCGCAGGCCGTGACCGCCATGACGGCCGGTGTTCCATGGCTCGGTACGGCCGCGTTGTCGATGCGGGCGACCGCCAGCAGTTACACGGCACTGTTGACGGCGCTCGCCGACTCCGCGGCCACCACCGGCCACGCAGCGGCCGCCGCGGCGACCGCGTTCACGCAGGCGCACGCCGCGGTTGCCAGCCCGGCACACATCGCCGCCAACCGGCAGCTGTGCGCCACGCTGATCGAACTCAACGCACTCGGTCAGTTCTCCACGGCGATCGCGCTGCTCGAGTCCGCATACGAACAGATGTGGGCGCAGGACATCGCCGCCATGCACGCCTACGCGGCGGCGTCGACCGCAGCGACCGGCCAGCTGCAGGTCCCGGGCGTCGGCCAGCAGATCGGCGCCGGGACCGCGACCGACCCGAGCGCGTGGCTTGACGAGACCTTTCAATCGCTGCTGTCGTCCGGCCCGTATGAGCTGCCGACCAGCGTGCTCGCGCTGATGACCGGGTTGTGGGCGGCCAGCAGCGTCGCAGCCGTCCCGGACGTGCTGAATCGGGTGCGCAACATCATCGAGACGCCCCCGGCCATCGCGCCGACGCCGAGCACCAGCACCGCGGTCTCGGCGCGCGTCGGGGCCGGTTCACGTATCGGCGCCCTGACGGTGCCGCCGAACTGGGCGCACGCCGAACCGGCCGAAAAAATGCCAGCTTTCATACCACCGTCCGCTGCTGCTGTACGGCCGGCGCCGACTGCGGTGCCGTTGCCGCTGCCGAACATCAGCGACCGCAGCCGTGAGCAGCACGCCAGCACGCAACCACGCTACGGCGATCAGCCGACCGTAATGCCCAAACACCCTGCAGGAGGATGA
- a CDS encoding amidohydrolase produces MKSIDELSSDLSFTTAKAGAERTVTFLPEPPRAQRRYTVISVDDHIVEPPDTFLGRVPRKLADRAPRVVETDTGGQTWMYDGQSLPNVGFNAVVGRPVSEYGFEPARFDEMRRGAWDIHARIKDMDLNGVYASLNFPSFLPGFAGQRLQLTTGDRELALASVRAWNDWHHEVWAGSYPDRIIGCQLPWLLDPEVGAAMIYENAERGFRAVTFSENPAMLGLPTIHSGYWDPMIAACAETGTVVNLHIGSSGTSPSTTDDAPPDVAGVLFFAYAISAAVDWLYSGLPSRFPELKICLSEGGIGWVAGLLDRLDHMLSYHEMYGTWKALGETLSPAEVLQRNFWFCAVEDQSSFCQHERIGTDHIMLEADYPHCDSTWPNTQRVIHEEIGNLPPEVIRKFTWENASRLYQHPVPEAVQHDPDAF; encoded by the coding sequence GTGAAATCGATCGACGAGCTCAGCTCCGACCTGAGCTTCACCACCGCCAAGGCCGGAGCGGAACGCACCGTGACCTTCCTCCCGGAACCGCCCCGCGCGCAACGGCGCTACACGGTGATCTCGGTAGACGACCACATCGTCGAACCCCCGGACACCTTCCTGGGGCGAGTACCCCGCAAACTGGCCGACCGGGCGCCGCGGGTGGTCGAGACCGATACCGGCGGCCAGACCTGGATGTATGACGGCCAATCGCTGCCCAACGTCGGGTTCAACGCCGTGGTGGGGCGTCCGGTGTCGGAGTACGGCTTCGAGCCGGCCAGATTCGACGAGATGCGCCGCGGCGCCTGGGATATCCATGCACGCATCAAAGATATGGACCTCAACGGCGTCTACGCCTCGCTGAACTTTCCCTCCTTCCTGCCCGGGTTCGCCGGCCAACGCCTACAGCTGACGACCGGCGACCGTGAGCTGGCACTGGCATCGGTGCGGGCGTGGAACGACTGGCACCACGAGGTATGGGCCGGTTCCTATCCCGACCGCATCATCGGCTGTCAGCTGCCTTGGCTGCTGGATCCCGAGGTCGGCGCGGCCATGATCTACGAGAACGCCGAACGAGGCTTTCGCGCCGTCACTTTCAGTGAGAATCCGGCCATGCTGGGCCTGCCGACCATTCACTCCGGGTATTGGGACCCGATGATCGCCGCCTGCGCCGAAACCGGCACCGTGGTCAATCTGCACATCGGTTCGTCGGGCACCTCACCGTCGACCACCGATGATGCACCGCCCGACGTTGCCGGCGTCCTGTTCTTCGCCTACGCCATCTCCGCCGCGGTCGACTGGCTGTACTCCGGGCTGCCCAGCCGCTTCCCCGAGTTGAAGATCTGCCTGTCCGAGGGCGGGATCGGCTGGGTCGCAGGGCTGCTGGATCGCCTCGACCACATGCTGAGCTATCACGAGATGTACGGAACCTGGAAGGCGCTCGGCGAGACGCTCTCCCCGGCTGAGGTGCTGCAGCGCAATTTCTGGTTCTGCGCGGTCGAGGATCAGTCGTCGTTCTGCCAGCACGAGCGCATCGGCACCGACCACATCATGCTGGAAGCCGACTACCCGCACTGCGATTCGACCTGGCCGAACACTCAGCGGGTGATCCATGAGGAGATCGGCAACCTTCCTCCCGAGGTGATCCGGAAGTTCACCTGGGAGAACGCCTCTCGCCTCTATCAGCATCCGGTTCCCGAGGCGGTCCAACACGACCCGGATGCGTTCTGA
- a CDS encoding D-2-hydroxyacid dehydrogenase family protein, which translates to MAVSPSPLRVAVLDDYQGIAATVDWSPIPRPVDLLAIREHLAPGDELIARLADREVVVAMRERTPIGAELLSRLPALKLLVTTGPFNAAIDVAAAHRLGVTVCGTGGTITPTVELTWALIHALQRHLIVEDAALRAGRWQQTVGADLAGATLALVGLGRIGRLVAAVGHAYGMRVTAWSPHLTPERAAEAQAQLLDRRSLFESADVVSIHMVLSEATRGLVGRGELAAMKSSAILVNTSRGGLIDEAALIDALRTNRIRGAGLDVYDQEPLPAGHPLTTLGNTVLTPHLGYVTENCMNVFYRDIVDDIAGYCAGTPRRLVKP; encoded by the coding sequence GTGGCCGTCTCCCCGTCACCGCTACGTGTCGCGGTGCTCGATGACTACCAGGGCATCGCCGCCACGGTGGACTGGTCGCCCATCCCCCGGCCCGTGGATCTGTTGGCGATCCGCGAACACCTCGCTCCCGGCGACGAACTCATCGCCCGGCTGGCCGACCGCGAGGTGGTGGTGGCGATGCGCGAACGCACGCCGATCGGAGCCGAGCTGCTATCTCGGCTGCCGGCGTTGAAATTGCTGGTCACCACCGGGCCGTTCAACGCCGCCATCGACGTGGCCGCAGCCCACCGGCTCGGGGTCACGGTCTGTGGGACCGGGGGCACCATAACCCCCACGGTCGAACTCACCTGGGCGTTGATCCACGCCCTGCAACGTCATCTGATCGTCGAGGACGCGGCGCTGCGGGCCGGTCGCTGGCAGCAGACCGTTGGCGCTGATCTGGCCGGCGCCACGCTCGCACTGGTGGGGCTGGGCCGCATCGGCCGGTTGGTCGCCGCGGTGGGCCACGCCTACGGCATGCGAGTGACGGCGTGGAGCCCACACCTGACCCCGGAGCGGGCCGCCGAGGCGCAGGCGCAGCTGCTGGACCGGCGCAGTCTGTTCGAGAGCGCGGACGTCGTATCGATCCACATGGTGCTCTCCGAGGCCACCCGCGGCCTCGTCGGACGCGGCGAGCTGGCCGCGATGAAATCCAGCGCGATCCTGGTCAACACCTCCCGCGGCGGGCTGATCGATGAGGCGGCACTGATCGACGCGCTGCGTACCAACCGGATCCGTGGTGCGGGGCTCGACGTCTACGACCAGGAGCCGCTGCCGGCCGGGCACCCGCTCACCACGCTGGGCAACACCGTGCTGACCCCGCACCTGGGCTACGTGACCGAGAACTGCATGAACGTGTTTTATCGCGATATCGTCGACGACATCGCCGGTTACTGCGCCGGTACCCCACGCCGACTGGTGAAACCGTAA